The Candidatus Obscuribacterales bacterium genome segment GGAACAATCCGTAGAACGGGGACGGACATGGAATGTACGGCAGGCGTCATTAGGATGACGAGGGCAGGCGATCGCCGCTCTGCAACGTTAGGTGAAGCGTAGTCAAACAAGGTTCGGACAAGCGTGAGGCAAGGTTATGCAGCTACTATTCATTCGCCATGGGCAGGCGACCGGAAACCAGGCAGGACGGATGATGGGCCATGGTCAGGATGGATTGTCAGAGCTGGGACAGCGGCAGGTACGGGCGTTGGGACGACGGTTGATGGCAGAGTCCTATCGTCCTGCGGCCATCTACAGTAGCCCACTGGAGCGGGCTAAACAAACGGCGATCGCCCTTGCTGACATGGTCGATCCATCTCCCCAGCCCATTCTCTATCGGGATGCCCTTTGTGAGTTTCAAAACGGTATTTTTCAAGGGTTAACGTGGGTAGAAGCACAGCAGCAGTATCCTGACCTATGCCGCCGTCTGGAGACATCCCTGGCCTGGCAGCCGATCCCCGGTGCCGAAACGCTTCAGTCCGGTCGCGATCGCGCCGCCCAATTTATGCAAGAAATCTTACACCATCATAGCGAGGGCGATCGCCTCTGCATCGTCACCCACCATTGGATCTTGCAGCAGTTGATCTCGGTATTGCTGGGCAGCGATCGCACCTGGGGGTTTGCGGCGGACTATACGGCGCGATTTGAGTTTCACGTGGCCACTGAGTTTTGGTCTTGTCGGGATCAAAATCGTTGGAATAGCGACCTGTGGAGGATCGTACGGTTTGGCGATCGCCAGCATTTAGCCGACCTTGATCCCCATTAATACAGCCAGGTGACCACCATATCCCCTGGGGAAAACAGCAGCATCCAAATCGGCAGAGTTAACAATAGCCCCACACTGCCCACAGCTAGACAGGTGACCGTTAGCTGGCGATCCAGATCATAGGCTTCCGCAATTACCAAGGTGGCAAAGGCCGGGGGCATAGCCAATTGCAGCACCACTGCAAAGTGGGGCAGTCCCGTGAGACCGAGCGATCGCAGGGCTAGTCCAAAAATGAGCGGAATCATCAGCATTTTGATAAACAGAGTGACCACCGCCTGATTGAGATTCAACCGGAGATCGAGCTGGCTCAGCCGCATTCCCAGCAGCAGCAGCGCTAGCACCAGCATCAGCCAAGCGCCGCCCAGCAATCCCTGCTCTACCCAAGGATGGAACTGCACTGAACGGCAGAGCATTCCTAGGGAAAAGGCCCAGAGCGCCGGATTGCGCACAAAGGCCTGGGCCATTGTCCACCGTCCCTGCTGGCCCAAGCCAAACCGTGCCCCTAGCAGAACGCCAATGCAGTAAGCGCCTAGGGTACTGCCCAGGGTGTCGTAGAAAATGGCCCAGCCGAAGTACTGAGGGCCCACTAGGGCTAGGGCGACGGGATAGCCAAGATACCCCGTATTGCCCACCATGGCGGCGAGGAGAAAACTGCCCTTGGCAGGATCATTCTGGGGCACAAAGCTGCGATCGCTCCCTCGCCGCGTTTGCACCACAATCCACAGCCAGGCCAGCCCCGCCCCACAGGCCAGCGCCACCCAAGCCACCACCGGCGCAATCCACACCGATCCCGATAGATCGGCCTGGCGCAGAAATCCAAAAATGCTCAAGGGTACCCCAAACCAAAACAGGCCCTTACCGAGGGCATGGGGAATCGCCTTAGGGAGCGATCGCCCCAGCACCATACCAAAGCCAACCCATGCCACTAATGGAATGTAGAGCTTTGCTAAATTTGTAACCAATTCAGACATAGGATTCACGGGCGTGGGGATAAGGGTGAGTCTTGGGGCGGCCCATGACTCATACCACTATTGCTAGGTATTACCAGATAGTATTGAGAAGCGCGCCTCTCCATCACCGAGGCTAGGATGAATCATCCCGGCAGGCGGTGGTGTCGGGCACATTGCAAAATTGTAGATGCCCGCCTATTCTGGTCAGGGCAGGGAGCCGTGTTTATAGATCATGCAAAGATGAGGTCGGTGGACAAGGTGAGTCCTTCAGAACAACCATCGAAACAGCCCAAGCTTGTCATTCACGATGACATTCCTGTTGCTCAACGGGATGAAAACCCTCGGACCAACTCTAGCAGGCGGTTCTCGTCCCCTGGTGGGCTGTTTAATAAAGAATTTTGGATCCTGGGTGGA includes the following:
- a CDS encoding histidine phosphatase family protein, giving the protein MQLLFIRHGQATGNQAGRMMGHGQDGLSELGQRQVRALGRRLMAESYRPAAIYSSPLERAKQTAIALADMVDPSPQPILYRDALCEFQNGIFQGLTWVEAQQQYPDLCRRLETSLAWQPIPGAETLQSGRDRAAQFMQEILHHHSEGDRLCIVTHHWILQQLISVLLGSDRTWGFAADYTARFEFHVATEFWSCRDQNRWNSDLWRIVRFGDRQHLADLDPH
- a CDS encoding AEC family transporter, producing the protein MSELVTNLAKLYIPLVAWVGFGMVLGRSLPKAIPHALGKGLFWFGVPLSIFGFLRQADLSGSVWIAPVVAWVALACGAGLAWLWIVVQTRRGSDRSFVPQNDPAKGSFLLAAMVGNTGYLGYPVALALVGPQYFGWAIFYDTLGSTLGAYCIGVLLGARFGLGQQGRWTMAQAFVRNPALWAFSLGMLCRSVQFHPWVEQGLLGGAWLMLVLALLLLGMRLSQLDLRLNLNQAVVTLFIKMLMIPLIFGLALRSLGLTGLPHFAVVLQLAMPPAFATLVIAEAYDLDRQLTVTCLAVGSVGLLLTLPIWMLLFSPGDMVVTWLY